A part of Melittangium boletus DSM 14713 genomic DNA contains:
- a CDS encoding fatty acid desaturase family protein, translating into MQVEIHALRRALQGEPEWSARLLRLQRPRPVVSLAYVAMAWLGLVLSWSLVAWGSLALLPVALLLTASAQRLLGNSLHDAAHGNILRGGEPLFQVLLAAPMFEEFRRYRALHLRHHARLHAPEEDPDHLPIPVRPGDGEAGPSATQVYLRTLFSARLWKSHCLGELPALNWRDRGRILLWWTVVEGALTLAVGPGRALAFLGLWLLSRATTYHALKVFTELADHSGLEVGTVLSYTRNAPRNTLGLLLHPFGDNYHLTHHLSPRVPMPNLHAAHLLLWGVPEYRAGHHCDGYFLGHYPVTRSWLRAWREPRPHEVR; encoded by the coding sequence GTGCAGGTGGAGATCCACGCCTTGCGCCGCGCCCTCCAGGGCGAGCCGGAGTGGAGCGCGCGCCTGCTGAGGCTGCAGCGGCCACGGCCGGTGGTGTCGCTCGCGTACGTCGCCATGGCGTGGCTCGGGCTCGTGCTGTCCTGGAGCCTGGTGGCATGGGGAAGCCTGGCGCTGCTTCCCGTGGCGCTGCTGCTGACGGCGTCCGCGCAGCGGCTGTTGGGCAACAGCCTGCATGATGCCGCGCACGGCAACATCCTGCGCGGGGGCGAGCCGCTGTTCCAGGTGCTGCTCGCGGCGCCGATGTTCGAGGAATTCCGCCGCTACCGCGCGCTGCACCTGCGGCATCACGCCCGCCTGCATGCGCCCGAGGAGGATCCGGACCACCTGCCCATTCCCGTGCGGCCCGGGGATGGCGAGGCGGGACCCTCGGCCACGCAGGTGTACCTGCGCACCCTCTTCTCCGCGCGCCTCTGGAAGAGCCACTGCCTGGGCGAGCTGCCCGCGCTGAACTGGCGGGACCGGGGCCGCATCCTCCTGTGGTGGACGGTGGTGGAGGGGGCGCTCACGCTGGCGGTGGGGCCGGGCCGCGCGCTCGCCTTCCTGGGCCTGTGGCTGCTGTCGCGGGCCACCACCTACCACGCGCTCAAGGTCTTCACCGAGCTGGCCGACCACTCCGGGCTCGAGGTGGGCACCGTGCTCTCGTACACGCGCAACGCGCCTCGCAATACGCTGGGCCTGCTGCTGCATCCCTTCGGGGACAACTACCACCTCACCCATCACCTCTCGCCGCGCGTGCCCATGCCCAACCTGCACGCCGCCCACCTGTTGCTGTGGGGCGTGCCGGAGTACCGCGCCGGCCATCACTGCGACGGCTATTTCCTCGGCCACTATCCGGTCACGCGCAGCTGGCTGCGCGCCTGGCGCGAGCCGCGGCCTCATGAGGTCCGCTGA
- a CDS encoding dimethylarginine dimethylaminohydrolase family protein — protein sequence MDIRQEEGSAAGRTFVVSQLECVRDEAHARDADCAFRVSWVINPHMRVGPVDMTAAYEEHRVLREAMRREGATLIELPFVHGAFDSVFAKDNALLVERGGRRRALLASYLHGERGQEQRMRAVALEAQGFELHGPPSVHFEGGDVAMLPEGQGLLLGHGQRSDVRTATELERFLEVPVTPLELTDPALYHLDVALTVLEDGTALVYPEAFTRESFLRLERAPGIRRIVPIPRDEALRFSLNMVECGRSVLIPCRAPVTEQAVRDAGKQPVHVPLEQFHLGGGSAACLVAAVHRLERPVPSALARG from the coding sequence ATGGACATACGCCAGGAAGAAGGATCCGCCGCCGGGAGGACGTTCGTCGTCAGTCAGCTCGAGTGCGTACGGGACGAGGCGCATGCGCGCGACGCGGACTGCGCCTTTCGCGTGAGCTGGGTCATCAATCCGCACATGCGGGTGGGCCCGGTGGACATGACCGCGGCGTATGAGGAGCACCGCGTGTTGCGCGAGGCGATGCGCCGCGAGGGCGCCACGCTCATCGAGCTGCCCTTCGTCCACGGCGCCTTCGACTCCGTGTTCGCCAAGGACAACGCGCTGCTCGTGGAGCGGGGCGGCCGGCGGCGCGCCCTGCTCGCCAGCTACCTGCACGGGGAGCGAGGCCAGGAGCAGCGCATGCGCGCCGTGGCCCTGGAAGCCCAGGGCTTCGAGCTGCACGGCCCCCCGTCCGTCCACTTCGAGGGCGGCGATGTGGCCATGCTGCCCGAGGGCCAGGGGCTGCTGCTGGGCCACGGCCAGCGCTCGGACGTGAGGACCGCCACCGAGCTGGAACGCTTCCTCGAGGTGCCCGTGACGCCCCTCGAGCTGACGGATCCGGCCCTCTACCACCTGGACGTGGCCCTGACGGTGCTCGAGGACGGCACCGCGCTGGTGTACCCGGAGGCCTTCACCCGCGAGTCCTTCCTGCGGCTGGAGCGCGCCCCGGGCATCCGCCGCATCGTGCCCATTCCGCGTGACGAGGCGCTGCGCTTCAGCCTCAACATGGTCGAGTGCGGGCGCTCGGTGCTCATCCCCTGCCGCGCGCCCGTCACGGAGCAAGCGGTGCGTGACGCCGGCAAGCAGCCCGTGCATGTCCCGCTGGAGCAGTTCCACCTGGGGGGCGGCAGCGCGGCATGTCTGGTGGCCGCTGTCCACCGCCTCGAGCGCCCGGTCCCCTCCGCCCTGGCGAGAGGGTGA
- a CDS encoding multicopper oxidase domain-containing protein yields MNGPPANTPEGACWKPRWELAVLLSCGLLGWELVLLELLSGGFDVRASTVGRLLAKDAALLVPLWTLVVAGVRVYRHRHPGPLTDARKAALLSTSFLLLLLPVAAGRGIVQSRPAPSTPSDMGLARPATADPLTDESRFLCSVASPDLSSPEEPGDDSLLDAAWAGIRDAMLLQVPVFPLTWLLVHHRSRFALTRARGSATASLLWLGAACLWKSDEGPVLEADVCPPGAPVRHYAVAAIATDIRLNAEGDHIPRGLRYVLDGERTEGPEVLPYPLVLRANLGECLRLRFTNRLDQEPAALHIEGLRGTVSGPGRTGDFVPGTSLPPGQSLTYALALPDDPEAEGAYLLHDPEDGGERESRGLFGALVLEPAGARYRDASENGPLPGGQGWEARIDTPSGSSFRELVLISHAMGPPEVAEVRSSRGELLPELDEMAGPFRAGSFGLNYRSHPQFERDEPHASPPEAEAPLLRSYRDEAIKLRVVHAGNAEPHIPHVHGWSESSDEPLAQPHLLTPGGSLTLVLTEDSEEHRAAGDFVVHCHAPNHTSGGERVIWRVFDRPQPHLTAP; encoded by the coding sequence ATGAACGGCCCCCCTGCCAATACTCCCGAGGGCGCGTGCTGGAAGCCCCGTTGGGAGCTCGCCGTGCTCCTCTCGTGCGGCCTGTTGGGCTGGGAGCTCGTGCTGCTGGAATTGCTCTCCGGGGGCTTCGACGTCCGCGCGAGCACCGTGGGCCGCCTGCTGGCGAAGGACGCGGCGCTCCTCGTGCCCCTCTGGACGCTGGTGGTCGCGGGCGTGCGCGTGTACCGCCACCGGCACCCAGGCCCTCTCACGGACGCGCGGAAGGCCGCCCTGCTCTCCACGAGCTTCCTCCTGTTGCTGCTGCCCGTGGCCGCGGGCCGGGGCATCGTCCAGAGTCGGCCCGCTCCATCGACTCCCTCCGACATGGGCCTCGCGCGTCCCGCGACGGCCGATCCCCTGACGGACGAGAGCCGCTTCCTGTGCTCGGTGGCCAGCCCGGACCTCTCGTCACCGGAGGAGCCGGGCGACGACTCGCTCCTGGACGCGGCGTGGGCGGGCATCCGGGACGCGATGCTGCTCCAGGTGCCCGTCTTCCCGCTCACGTGGCTGCTCGTGCACCACCGCTCGCGCTTCGCGCTCACGCGCGCCCGAGGGTCCGCGACGGCGTCACTCCTCTGGCTGGGTGCCGCCTGTCTCTGGAAATCCGATGAAGGGCCCGTCCTGGAGGCGGACGTGTGTCCACCGGGGGCGCCCGTGCGGCACTACGCCGTGGCGGCCATCGCCACGGACATCCGCCTCAACGCGGAGGGCGACCACATTCCCCGGGGACTGCGCTACGTCCTCGACGGCGAGCGGACCGAGGGGCCGGAGGTGCTTCCCTACCCCCTCGTGCTGCGCGCCAACCTGGGCGAGTGCCTGCGCTTGCGCTTCACCAACCGGCTCGACCAAGAGCCCGCGGCCCTGCACATCGAGGGGCTGCGCGGCACCGTGAGCGGCCCGGGACGGACGGGAGACTTCGTTCCAGGGACCTCGCTCCCGCCGGGCCAATCCCTCACCTACGCGCTCGCGCTGCCCGACGACCCCGAGGCGGAGGGGGCATATCTCCTGCACGATCCGGAGGACGGGGGCGAGCGCGAGTCCCGAGGGCTCTTCGGCGCGCTCGTCCTGGAGCCAGCGGGCGCCCGGTACCGGGACGCCTCCGAGAACGGGCCATTGCCGGGCGGACAGGGATGGGAAGCCCGCATCGACACGCCCTCCGGGAGCTCCTTCCGGGAGCTGGTGCTGATCTCCCACGCCATGGGACCGCCCGAGGTGGCCGAGGTGCGCTCGTCCCGGGGCGAGTTGCTGCCCGAGCTGGACGAAATGGCCGGACCCTTCCGTGCCGGCTCCTTCGGACTCAACTACCGCAGCCATCCTCAATTCGAGCGGGACGAGCCCCACGCGTCCCCGCCGGAGGCGGAGGCTCCGCTGCTGCGCTCGTACCGGGACGAGGCCATCAAGCTGCGCGTGGTGCACGCGGGAAACGCGGAGCCCCACATCCCGCATGTGCATGGATGGAGCGAGTCCTCGGACGAGCCCCTGGCCCAACCCCACCTGCTGACACCGGGCGGAAGCCTCACCCTCGTCCTCACCGAAGACTCGGAGGAGCACCGCGCCGCGGGGGACTTCGTCGTCCACTGCCATGCCCCCAACCACACCAGCGGCGGAGAGCGCGTCATCTGGCGCGTCTTCGATCGGCCCCAGCCCCACCTCACGGCGCCGTGA
- a CDS encoding c-type cytochrome, with the protein MRYRPWSAASLALLASLGGGALVLRARAEQPQREAQQRGLRLRLERAVWLHEATDHGATAALPSVPGAPASGSRRLAVELSVFNPRSLPLEFTPEELRLTEGRTGAEWLASTKVSRPFTLRPAELLFLTLSFDVPRTTAPLRLSWVRGGERTALLATRRPLSPEAEPQGWPESVEELPPGSASAGEALFHGRLACASCHGDMASPENARVGPPLGGFLRVGATRIAGLSAAQYAYESLLNPDAFLAPECPGQTPCARPSPMPLYGETLSAQEMADVIRYLVSPRAGE; encoded by the coding sequence ATGCGCTATAGGCCCTGGAGCGCGGCCAGCCTCGCGCTGCTGGCGTCCCTGGGCGGAGGGGCGCTCGTGCTGCGCGCCCGCGCCGAGCAGCCCCAGCGAGAGGCCCAGCAGCGAGGGCTCCGGCTGCGGCTGGAGCGGGCCGTGTGGCTGCACGAGGCCACGGACCATGGCGCCACGGCCGCCCTGCCCTCGGTGCCCGGCGCGCCCGCGTCCGGCTCGCGCCGTCTCGCCGTGGAGCTGTCCGTCTTCAATCCCCGCTCCCTCCCCCTGGAGTTCACACCCGAGGAGCTGCGGCTCACCGAGGGCCGCACGGGCGCCGAGTGGCTCGCCTCGACGAAAGTCTCCCGGCCCTTCACCCTGCGTCCCGCGGAGCTGTTGTTCCTGACGCTGAGCTTCGACGTGCCGCGCACCACCGCTCCCTTGCGCCTGAGCTGGGTCCGGGGCGGAGAGCGCACGGCCCTGCTGGCCACCCGGCGGCCCCTGAGTCCCGAAGCGGAGCCCCAGGGCTGGCCCGAGAGCGTGGAGGAGCTTCCGCCCGGCTCCGCCTCCGCGGGCGAGGCCCTCTTCCACGGGCGGCTCGCCTGCGCCTCCTGCCATGGGGACATGGCATCGCCGGAGAATGCCCGGGTGGGCCCTCCCCTCGGCGGGTTTCTCCGGGTGGGGGCCACGCGCATCGCGGGCTTGAGCGCGGCGCAGTACGCCTATGAGTCCCTGCTCAACCCCGACGCCTTCCTCGCGCCCGAGTGCCCCGGACAAACACCCTGTGCCCGGCCCAGCCCCATGCCCCTGTACGGTGAAACGCTGTCCGCGCAGGAGATGGCGGACGTCATCCGCTACCTCGTGAGTCCCCGGGCCGGAGAATGA
- a CDS encoding SCO family protein — MRGRTRWLPPLCALLVLTAGCRKSDEFAVLPLQAAPELEVPQASGGIFRLSEQRGKVVVLSFGYTSCPDVCPTTLNQLQRLQRRLGAAARDLQVVFLSVDPERDSAEQLEKYVHAFNPRFLGLRLEEGSLASVLSAWHVTAARHYPDTTRYRQHPFKQDVPYTIDHTGAFFVVDKRGVLRLRLPFSVGAEYLKDEVARLLAEDEDPSVGPRVEKARAMVTPSRVGAVYLTLVNGTGRDDRLVSAESSSAGRVELHEVLAEGELLRMNPRPEGFALPARSRVELEPGGKHLMLYAVPAAAAQLDLTLRFEKAGPVRLSVPVSEPGADAL; from the coding sequence ATGCGCGGACGTACACGCTGGCTGCCGCCGCTCTGTGCGCTCCTGGTGCTCACCGCCGGGTGCCGCAAGAGCGATGAATTCGCGGTGCTCCCGCTCCAAGCCGCTCCCGAGCTGGAAGTGCCCCAGGCCTCGGGCGGAATCTTCCGGCTGAGCGAGCAGCGCGGCAAGGTGGTGGTGCTGTCCTTTGGCTATACGTCCTGCCCGGACGTGTGTCCCACCACCCTGAACCAGCTGCAACGGCTCCAGCGCCGCCTGGGCGCCGCGGCGAGGGATCTCCAGGTGGTCTTCCTCTCCGTGGATCCCGAGCGGGACAGCGCCGAGCAGTTGGAGAAGTACGTGCACGCCTTCAATCCGCGCTTCCTGGGCCTGCGCCTGGAAGAAGGCTCGCTCGCCTCGGTGCTGTCCGCCTGGCATGTCACCGCGGCGCGCCACTACCCGGACACCACGCGCTACCGCCAACACCCCTTCAAGCAGGACGTGCCGTACACCATCGATCACACGGGGGCGTTCTTCGTCGTCGACAAGCGGGGCGTGCTGCGTCTGCGCCTGCCCTTCTCCGTGGGCGCGGAATACCTGAAGGACGAAGTGGCGCGGCTGCTGGCGGAAGACGAGGATCCGTCCGTGGGCCCCCGGGTGGAGAAGGCCCGGGCGATGGTGACGCCCTCCCGGGTGGGCGCCGTCTACCTCACGCTCGTCAACGGCACCGGACGAGACGATCGCCTCGTCTCCGCCGAATCCTCGTCGGCCGGGCGGGTGGAGCTGCACGAAGTCCTCGCCGAGGGAGAGCTGCTGCGGATGAATCCGCGGCCCGAGGGCTTCGCCCTGCCCGCGCGCAGCCGCGTGGAGCTGGAACCCGGGGGCAAACACCTCATGCTGTACGCCGTGCCCGCCGCGGCCGCCCAACTGGACCTCACCCTGCGCTTCGAGAAGGCGGGCCCCGTGAGGTTGTCCGTTCCCGTGTCGGAGCCCGGCGCGGATGCGCTATAG
- a CDS encoding 1,4-dihydroxy-2-naphthoyl-CoA synthase: MTISPLFNPARWRQVDGFQFEDITYHRAVDQGTVRIAFNRPEVRNAFRPKTVDELYTALDHARMSTDVGCVLITGNGPSPKDGGWAFCAGGDQRIRGKDGYKYEGDQAGKPDPGRLGRLHILEVQRLIRFMPKIVIAVVPGWAVGGGHSLHVVCDMTLASKEHAIFKQTDPDVASFDSGYGSALLARQVGQKKAREIFFLGLDYSADQAAAMGMVNASVPHAQLEEVALEWAGLINSKSPTAMRMLKYGFNLPDDGLVGQQLFAGEATRLAYGTEEAQEGRDAFLEKRDQDYKRFPWHY, encoded by the coding sequence ATGACGATTTCCCCCCTCTTCAATCCCGCGCGCTGGCGCCAGGTCGATGGCTTCCAGTTCGAGGACATCACCTACCACCGCGCCGTGGACCAGGGCACGGTGCGCATCGCGTTCAACCGCCCCGAGGTGCGCAACGCCTTCCGGCCCAAGACGGTGGACGAGCTGTACACGGCGCTCGACCACGCCCGCATGTCCACGGACGTGGGCTGTGTGCTCATCACCGGCAACGGGCCCTCGCCCAAGGACGGCGGCTGGGCCTTCTGCGCCGGCGGGGATCAGCGCATCCGTGGCAAGGACGGCTACAAGTACGAGGGCGATCAGGCCGGCAAGCCGGATCCGGGCCGCCTGGGCCGGTTGCACATCCTCGAGGTGCAGCGGCTCATCCGCTTCATGCCCAAGATCGTCATCGCCGTGGTGCCCGGCTGGGCCGTGGGTGGCGGACACAGCCTGCACGTGGTGTGCGACATGACGCTGGCGAGCAAGGAGCACGCCATCTTCAAGCAGACGGATCCGGACGTGGCCAGCTTCGACAGCGGCTACGGCTCGGCGCTGCTCGCGCGCCAGGTGGGCCAGAAGAAGGCGCGGGAGATCTTCTTCCTGGGGCTCGACTACTCCGCCGATCAGGCCGCCGCCATGGGCATGGTGAACGCGTCCGTGCCTCACGCGCAGCTAGAAGAGGTAGCGCTGGAGTGGGCGGGGCTCATCAACTCCAAGAGCCCCACGGCCATGCGCATGCTCAAGTACGGCTTCAACCTGCCGGACGATGGGCTCGTGGGCCAGCAGCTCTTCGCGGGCGAGGCCACCCGGCTCGCCTACGGCACCGAGGAGGCCCAGGAGGGCCGGGACGCCTTCCTGGAGAAGCGGGACCAGGACTACAAGCGCTTCCCCTGGCACTACTGA